From Streptomyces sp. SCSIO 75703:
GGATCGAGGAGATGGGCGGCGCGATGGCCGCCGTCGAGTCCGGCTACCTCAAGTCCCGGCTCGTCGCCTCGCACGCCGAGCGCCGGGCCCGGATCGAGTCCGGCGAGGAGAGGATCGTCGGCGTCAACGCCTTCGAGACCACCGAGCCCAACCCGCTCACCGCCGACCTGGACACCGCGATCCAGACCGTCGACCCGGCGGTCGAGGCCCGGGTCATCGCCGCGCTCGGCACCTGGCGGGACACGCGCTACCAGCCGCCCTTCAACCACCCGCGCCCCTGCAAGGCCCTGGAGCGGCTGAAGGAGGCCGCCCGCGGCACCGAGAACCTGATGGAGGCCACCCTCGACTGCGCCCGCGCCGGGGTCACGACCGGCGAGTGGGCGGGGGCGCTGCGCGAGGTCTTCGGCGAGTTCCGGGCCCCCACCGGGGTCTCCTCGGCGCCGGTCGCGGTCCCCGCCGAGCGGGGCTCGGCCCTCGCCCGGGTGCGCGGCAAGGTGGATCTGACCGCCCGCGACCTCGGCGTCGGCAAGCTGCGCTTCCTGGTCGGCAAGCCGGGCCTGGACGGGCACTCCAACGGCGCCGAGCAGATCGCCGTACGGGCCCGCGACGCCGGGTTCGAGGTGGTCTACCAGGGCATCCGGCTCACCCCGGAGCAGATCGTGGACGCCGCGCTCGCCGAGGACGTGCACGCGGTGGGCCTGTCCATCCTCTCCGGCTCCCACGCCCGGCTCGTGCCGGACGTGCTGGAACGACTGCGCCAGGCGGGCGCCGCCGACATTCCGGTGATCGCCGGCGGGATCATCCCGAACGGCGACGCCGAGCAGCTCAGGGCCGCGGGAGTCGCCGCGGTCTTCACCCCGAAGGACTTCGACATCACCGGGATCATCGGCCGTATCGTCGACGAGATCCGCAACGCGAACAAGCTCGACCCCCTGGAGGTCCCCGCATGACCGCCCACTCGTCCCCCGAAGCCGCCCTGCCCGGCGCCGCCCGGCCCGTCGACCGCCTCCGCCCCCGCCGTTCCTGTCTGGCGGTCCCCGGGAGCAACCCGCGCTTCCTGGAGAAGGCGCAGGGGCTGCCGGCGGACCAGGTCTTCCTGGACCTGGAGGACGCGTGCGCGCCGCTGGCCAAGCCGGAGGCGCGGCACACGATCGTGAAGTTCCTCAACGAGGGCGACTGGAGCGGCAAGACCCGGGTGGTGCGGGTCAACGACTGGACCACCGAGTGGACCTACCGCGACGTCGTCACCGTCGTCGAGGGCGCCGGGCAGAACCTGGACTGCATCATGCTGCCGAAGGTGCAGGACGCGCAGCAGGTGGTGGCGCTGGACCTGCTGCTCACCCAGATCGAGAAGACGATGGGCTTCGAGGTGGGCCGCATCGGTATCGAGGCGCAGATCGAGAACGCGCGGGGCCTGAACAACGTCAACGAGATCGCGCAGGCGTCGCCGCGCACCGAGACGATCATCTTCGGGCCGGCGGACTTCATGGCGTCCATCAACATGAAGTCACTGGTGGTGGGTGAGCAGCCGCCGGGTTACCCGGCGGACGCCTACCACTACATCCTGATGAAGATCCTCATGGCCGCCCGCGCCAACGATCTGCAGGCGATCGACGGTCCCTACCTGCAGATCCGCAATGTGGACGGTTTCCGGGAGGTGGCCACCCGGGCCGCCGCGCTGGGCTTCGACGGCAAGTGGGTGCTGCACCCGGGCCAGGTGGAGGCCGCCAACGAGGTGTTCTCGCCCTCCCAGGAGGACTACGACCACGCGGAGCTGATCCTGGACGCCTACGACTACTGCACCTCCGAGGCGGGCGGGAAGAAGGGCTCGGCGATGCTCGGCGACGAGATGATCGACGAGGCGAGCCGGAAGATGGCGCTGGTCATCGCGGGCAAGGGGCGTGCAGCGGGCATGCGCCGGACCGGCAAGTTCGAGATCCCGGAGGGCTGAGCGCCATGCAGTTCGGACGTACGTACGAGGAGTTCGAGGTCGGGGCGGTGTACAAGCACTGGCCGGGCAAGACGGTCACGGAGTACGACGACCACCTGTTCTGCCTGCTGACCATGAACCACCACCCCCTGCACCTGGACGCGCACTACGCCGGGGAGACGACGGACTTCGGGAAGAACGTCGTCGTCGGCAACTACGTGTACTCGCTGCTGCTGGGCATGTCCGTGCCGGACGTCTCGGGCAAGGCGATCGCCAACCTGGAGATCGAGTCGCTGCGGCACGTGGCGCCGACCTTCCACGGGGACACCCTCTACGGCGAGACGACCGTGCTGGACAAGCGGCCCTCGTCGTCGAAGGACGACCGCGGGATCGTCCACGTCGAGACCCGCGGGTACAAGCAGGACGGGACGCTGGTGTGCGTCTTCCGCCGCAAGGTGATGGTGCCGACCCAGACGTACATCAAGGAGCGCGGCGGAGAGCAGCCCGGCCGCCCGGAGCCGAAGACGCGGGAGAAGTAGATGAGCCGTCTCGCCCAGACCCACGGCCTCACGGACGTCCAGCGGGAGATCCTCTCCACCGTCCGGGACTTCGTGGACAAGGAGATCCTGCCGGTCGCCACCGACCTGGAGCACCGTGACGAGTATCCGCAGGCCATCGTCGACGGACTGACCGAGCTGGGCCTGTTCGGGCTGATGATCCCCGAGGAGTACGGGGGGCTGGGCGAGTCGCTGCTGACCTACGCGCTGTGCGTGGAGGAGATCGCCCGGGGCTGGATGTCGGTGTCCGGCATCATCAACACGCACTTCATCGTGGCGTACATGCTCAAGCAGCACGGCACGCGGGAGCAGAAGGACCACTTCCTGCCGAGGATGGCCGCCGGCGAGATCCGGGGGGCGTTCTCGATGTCGGAGCCGGCGCTCGGCTCGGACGTGTCGGCGATCTCCTCCAAGGCGGTCCGCGACGGCGACGACTACGTCCTGACCGGGCAGAAGATGTGGCTGACCAACGGGGGCACCTCCTCCCTGGTCGCGGTCCTGGTCCGCAGTGACGAGGGTCACCCCGAGGGCACCGCGCCGCACAAGTCGATGACGACGTTCCTGGTGGAGAAGGAGCCCGGCTTCGGGGAGGTGCGGCCCGGCCTGACCATCCCCGGCAAGATCGAGAAGATGGGGTACAAGGGCGTCGACACCACCGAGCTGATCATGGACGGACTGCGCATTCCGGCCGATCGGGTGCTCGGCGGCGCCACCGGACGAGGTTTTTACCAAATGATGGACGGCGTGGAGGTGGGACGCGTCAATGTCGCGGCCCGTGGCTGCGGCGTCGCGCAGCGTGCCTTCGAACTCGGCGTCCGCTATGCCCAGCAGCGCCATACTTTCGGCCGCCAGATCGCCCACCACCAGGCCATCCAGTTCAAGCTCGCGGAGATGGCCACCAAGGTCGAGGCGGCGCATGCGATGATGGTGAACGCCGCACGCAAAAAGGATTCCGGCGAACGAAACGACCTGGAAGCGGGGATGGCCAAGTACCTCGCGTCCGAGTACTGCAAGGAGGTCGTGGAAGACGCCTTCCGGATCCACGGTGGATACGGCTTCTCGAAGGAGTACGAGATCGAACGACTCTACCGCGAAGCACCGATGCTCCTGATCGGGGAGGGCACCGCCGAGATCCAGAAAATGATCATCGGCCGCAGACTGCTCGAAGAGTATCGATTCCAGGGTTAGATGTCCGGATACGGGGTGTTTTCTTGGAGAACAAGGTCACACCCCGTAGGCATGGTCCAGCCGTCGACTCGGCTTCCTGGCTTACCCAGTTGCGGCGCGAAGCCGCTACGATCGCCCGAAAGCCGCCGTCCCCCGTCCTAGCGCGGCCTCATCCGCTACGAAGGTCATCCATGCCCCACAGCCAAACCTCTGCACCTCGCGACAGCCTCACCGGCGTACGCCTCGCGCGCGGGGCCTCGCCGTGGCTCCTGCCGACCGTCGCCACCGCAGCCCTCAGCCTGGTCCGCGCCCGCCGCTCGGGTGCCGCCAAGGCCGTCGCCGTCCCCGCCACCGCGCTCGCGGCGGGGATGCTGTGGTTCTTCCGCGACCCCGAGCGCGAGATCGCCCAGGGCCGGGTCATCTCGCCCGCCGACGGTGTGGTGCAGAGCATCATGCCGTGGAAGGACGGCCGGACCCGCGTCGCGATCTTCATGAGCCCGCTCAACGTCCACGTCAACCGGGCCCCGCTGGCCGGTACCGTGACGTCCGTCGAGCACGTCCCGGGAGGTTTCGTTCCCGCTTTCAACAAGGAGAGCGAGAACAACGAGCGGGTCGTGTGGCACTTCGACACCGAACTCGGCGACATCGAGATGATCCAGATCGCCGGCGCGGTCGCCCGCCGCATCGTCCCCTACGTGCCCCAGGGCACCAAGGTCGAGCAGGGCGACCGGATCGGACTGATCCGCTTCGGCTCCCGCGTGGA
This genomic window contains:
- a CDS encoding MaoC family dehydratase codes for the protein MQFGRTYEEFEVGAVYKHWPGKTVTEYDDHLFCLLTMNHHPLHLDAHYAGETTDFGKNVVVGNYVYSLLLGMSVPDVSGKAIANLEIESLRHVAPTFHGDTLYGETTVLDKRPSSSKDDRGIVHVETRGYKQDGTLVCVFRRKVMVPTQTYIKERGGEQPGRPEPKTREK
- a CDS encoding CoA ester lyase, which translates into the protein MTAHSSPEAALPGAARPVDRLRPRRSCLAVPGSNPRFLEKAQGLPADQVFLDLEDACAPLAKPEARHTIVKFLNEGDWSGKTRVVRVNDWTTEWTYRDVVTVVEGAGQNLDCIMLPKVQDAQQVVALDLLLTQIEKTMGFEVGRIGIEAQIENARGLNNVNEIAQASPRTETIIFGPADFMASINMKSLVVGEQPPGYPADAYHYILMKILMAARANDLQAIDGPYLQIRNVDGFREVATRAAALGFDGKWVLHPGQVEAANEVFSPSQEDYDHAELILDAYDYCTSEAGGKKGSAMLGDEMIDEASRKMALVIAGKGRAAGMRRTGKFEIPEG
- a CDS encoding acyl-CoA dehydrogenase family protein; this encodes MSRLAQTHGLTDVQREILSTVRDFVDKEILPVATDLEHRDEYPQAIVDGLTELGLFGLMIPEEYGGLGESLLTYALCVEEIARGWMSVSGIINTHFIVAYMLKQHGTREQKDHFLPRMAAGEIRGAFSMSEPALGSDVSAISSKAVRDGDDYVLTGQKMWLTNGGTSSLVAVLVRSDEGHPEGTAPHKSMTTFLVEKEPGFGEVRPGLTIPGKIEKMGYKGVDTTELIMDGLRIPADRVLGGATGRGFYQMMDGVEVGRVNVAARGCGVAQRAFELGVRYAQQRHTFGRQIAHHQAIQFKLAEMATKVEAAHAMMVNAARKKDSGERNDLEAGMAKYLASEYCKEVVEDAFRIHGGYGFSKEYEIERLYREAPMLLIGEGTAEIQKMIIGRRLLEEYRFQG
- a CDS encoding phosphatidylserine decarboxylase, giving the protein MPHSQTSAPRDSLTGVRLARGASPWLLPTVATAALSLVRARRSGAAKAVAVPATALAAGMLWFFRDPEREIAQGRVISPADGVVQSIMPWKDGRTRVAIFMSPLNVHVNRAPLAGTVTSVEHVPGGFVPAFNKESENNERVVWHFDTELGDIEMIQIAGAVARRIVPYVPQGTKVEQGDRIGLIRFGSRVDLYLPEGVEVDVEVGQKTVAGVTRIDRD